DNA from Bradyrhizobium japonicum USDA 6:
GAATAGGCTACGGCGGGCACCAGGCGCAGGTCGGCACCGCACAGCCGCAGCATGTCTTTCTTCTCCTGACTTTGTGTGTCAGGCATCACGATCACGCTTCGATAGCCGCGTGCATTCGCCACGAGCGCTATGCCGATTCCGACATTGCCGGCTGTTCCTTCGACGATGACGCCTCCCGGCCCAAGCTTGCCGCATCGTTCGGCATCGTTGATCATGGCCAGCGCCGCGCGATCCTTGATCGAGCCGCCGGGATTGAGAAATTCGGCCTTGCCATAGATCTCGCAACCCGTGGCCTCCGACGGCATTCGCAGCCTGATCAATGGCGTGTTGCCGATAGCGTCCAGGAAACCCGTTCGAACATCGCTCATCGCTTGCCATCTCCACGCGCCCGCAACTTTAGGCTGGCGAACAGGCAAAGCGATTCTCTAGTTCAGGCGACGCGTGCAACATTTCCGGCGTTCGACCGGCCCAATCGGCAATTCCATTCCTAGGCGGTGTTTTGTATGCGCCTTTGGCCCAAGCCGCTAGTTCGGCCGCACCGACATTTCCGGCATCGGCTGGGTCAGGGCTTCGCCGAGCAGGCTCTGCTCGGCTTTCGGGATCGAGAAGCGCACCTTGAAGCCGTCCTCGGTCTGAAGCGTGATGATGCGCTGGGTCGTATCGGTCGCCTGCTCGATCGCCCAGGACGCCAGCGGATAGGCGTAGCGCAGGCTCTGGTCGCCGTAGCGGGCCTTCAGCGCCGCCTCGAGCAGCCCGGGCAGCGTCATGATGAGCGCGCCGACCTGGTTGAGCGAGACGCTGACCGCGGCGGGGTTGCCCGCCAGATCCTCGAAGCCCAGCGAGATCGCGCCGCCGTCGGACGCCACCTCGCAGGTCGTGAGCTGCCTCACCTTGATTTCCATCGCCAGTCCCGGAACACGGTTCGCTATATTCATAACGATATATCGATATGTCCACCCGCGTCCAGCCCTGCTTTTCTGGAATTGATCGAGCCGGCCGCCATGGTCGGTTCGGCGAAGCCGTGATATATAGTTCGATATAACGAGGCCCGAACGGCCCGTTTCTGCAAGGGAGCGCAAAGCCAATGAGTGACTACAATCTTCTCATCGACGGCAAGATGGTGCCCGGCGACCAGACCATGCCGGTTCTCAATCCCGCGACCGAAGAGGTGCTGGCGCAATGTCCGCGTGCCTCGAAGGCGCAGCTTGATGCCGCCGTCGCCGCGGCGAAGGCCGCCTTCCCGGCCTGGGCCGCGACCCCGATGGCGGAGCGCCGCAAGCTCGTGAACAAGATGGCCGACGTCATCGAGGCCAATTCGGGCGAGCTCGCCCACATCCTCACCAGCGAGCAAGGCAAGCCGCTTGGCGACGCCACCGGCGAAGTTTTGGGGATGGCCGCGTTCTTCCGCTATCTCAGCTCGCTCGAATTGCCGATGAAGGTGATCGAGGATTCCGGTGACCGCAAGGTGGAGGCCTATCGCCGCCCGCTCGGCGTCGTCGGTGCCATCATTCCCTGGAACTATCCGCTGCTGATCCTCAGCTTCAAGCTGCCGTCTGCGCTGCTCGCCGGCAACACGCTGGTGGTGAAGCCGGCGCCGACCACGCCGCTCGCGACGCTGCGCTTCGCCGAGCTGATCAAGGACGTCCTGCCGAAGGGCGTTCTCAACTTCATCACCGACGCCAACGACCTCGGTGGCGAGATGACCAAGCATCCTGATATCCGCAAGATCTCGTTCACCGGCTCGTCCGCGACGGGACAGAAGGTGATGGCGAGCGCGGCGCAGACGCTTAAGCGCATCACGCTCGAACTCGGCGGCAAC
Protein-coding regions in this window:
- a CDS encoding aldehyde dehydrogenase family protein, with translation MSDYNLLIDGKMVPGDQTMPVLNPATEEVLAQCPRASKAQLDAAVAAAKAAFPAWAATPMAERRKLVNKMADVIEANSGELAHILTSEQGKPLGDATGEVLGMAAFFRYLSSLELPMKVIEDSGDRKVEAYRRPLGVVGAIIPWNYPLLILSFKLPSALLAGNTLVVKPAPTTPLATLRFAELIKDVLPKGVLNFITDANDLGGEMTKHPDIRKISFTGSSATGQKVMASAAQTLKRITLELGGNDAGIVLDDVDPKKVAPGIFEGAFQNSGQVCLAIKRLYVHESVYDELCNELVAIAKSTVVDDGAKQGTKLGPLQNKMQYEKVKTFLEDARKNGKVVAGGSAMDRPGYFIEPTIVRDIQEGSKLVDEEQFGPVLPLIKYSDKNDAIRRANATTYGLGASVWSSDIKRAHEVATQLESGTVWINKHLDMAPHIPFGGAKQSGIGTEFAEEGLAEFTQLQIINGPPAA